A part of Deinococcus sp. QL22 genomic DNA contains:
- a CDS encoding helix-turn-helix domain-containing protein, protein MRRASALRRQTNTESVQKSNVIGHRLRQARLSQQLTLQALAERIKQQAGFEMGQPTLTRIELGKRSVFDFEIIALVNALQIDVRWLLGLPEDSSK, encoded by the coding sequence GTGAGACGGGCCAGCGCACTGCGGCGTCAGACCAACACCGAATCGGTGCAGAAGAGCAATGTCATCGGTCACCGTCTGCGGCAGGCTCGCTTGAGTCAGCAGCTCACGCTCCAAGCTCTCGCGGAACGCATCAAACAACAGGCCGGCTTTGAGATGGGCCAACCCACCCTCACGCGCATTGAGTTGGGCAAACGCAGCGTCTTTGATTTTGAGATCATTGCACTGGTCAACGCTCTTCAGATTGATGTTCGGTGGCTGCTGGGCCTGCCAGAAGATTCGTCCAAATAA
- a CDS encoding helix-turn-helix domain-containing protein: MLFSNSALPDAVLMAGLRVSPSRDRLLFGLRVREERRRQGLTLEELGERTSLVWNYIASVERGERNITMDNASVLAKGLGLPLWTLLQDSSEVYPKDSP, from the coding sequence GTGCTGTTCTCAAACTCAGCCTTACCCGACGCTGTGCTGATGGCAGGATTGCGGGTTTCACCCAGTCGAGACCGGCTCCTGTTTGGTCTGCGTGTGCGTGAGGAGCGACGCCGGCAGGGTCTCACTCTGGAAGAACTCGGCGAGCGTACATCCCTGGTCTGGAATTACATTGCCAGCGTGGAGCGGGGCGAGCGGAATATCACCATGGACAACGCCTCCGTACTGGCCAAGGGACTGGGTCTCCCGCTCTGGACGCTCCTTCAAGACAGTTCTGAGGTCTATCCGAAAGACTCCCCTTGA
- a CDS encoding ParA family protein, with amino-acid sequence MNTDNFRIAVVGRKGGVGKTSSAIHLAALLAYSGKRTLLIDGDDRGYATTWAGAGSMPFTVDGVGGLMAVSQYDAAVIDSQADPSESEISTLGRHSTVLVLPAIPEAQAVSGLMQTIGVLDSAGVPRSKAAVLLTMDTRQGSATAEAREALEGAGLHVLKSSIRDTVAFRHASSGGTLVHKVGSGPGKMAWLDYENALNELLTLGERA; translated from the coding sequence ATGAATACGGACAATTTCCGAATAGCTGTCGTGGGACGCAAGGGCGGCGTGGGGAAAACCAGTTCGGCGATTCACTTGGCGGCGCTGCTGGCCTACTCCGGCAAACGCACGCTGCTGATTGATGGCGACGACCGAGGCTACGCGACCACCTGGGCTGGAGCCGGCAGCATGCCGTTCACGGTGGACGGGGTAGGCGGTCTGATGGCAGTGAGCCAGTACGATGCAGCCGTGATCGACTCGCAGGCCGACCCCAGCGAATCTGAGATCAGTACGCTCGGACGGCACAGCACGGTGTTGGTGCTTCCAGCCATTCCCGAAGCACAGGCGGTCAGCGGCCTGATGCAGACTATTGGGGTACTCGACAGTGCGGGGGTACCCAGAAGCAAAGCGGCCGTGCTGCTGACCATGGATACGCGGCAGGGGAGTGCGACGGCAGAGGCCAGGGAGGCGCTCGAAGGTGCGGGCCTGCATGTCCTCAAGTCGAGCATTCGCGACACGGTGGCCTTTCGTCATGCGTCGAGCGGCGGCACGCTCGTACACAAGGTCGGCAGTGGCCCCGGGAAAATGGCCTGGCTGGATTACGAGAACGCGCTGAACGAACTGCTCACGCTGGGAGAACGCGCATGA
- a CDS encoding DUF2442 domain-containing protein produces the protein MRSAQQIIEVLPEPGVPQVWVSTGDDQTHRVDLSPLLEIEAFRALQLPRVRQAVRVSPDGQHLRWPGGAQLDLPSITQAPSGALPVRPVAVMSTAQRYRPLLPYLKALDPMIYLPPDPVEPRLVGALLGLNPGELQEVTKHYRAPQDVTLHRLCDLGTFLNDLFARPQVSALLRRAWPYGIRSCPGQPLLHTMLGCLRYGRPDLVERPCLLLATGNV, from the coding sequence ATGAGAAGCGCCCAGCAGATCATTGAGGTCTTGCCTGAACCGGGGGTCCCTCAAGTGTGGGTGAGTACGGGTGATGACCAGACACACCGGGTCGATCTTTCTCCGCTGCTGGAGATCGAGGCATTCCGGGCCCTCCAACTTCCGCGCGTGCGACAAGCTGTTCGGGTCTCCCCCGACGGCCAGCATCTGCGCTGGCCGGGTGGAGCGCAGCTTGATCTCCCGTCCATTACCCAGGCACCTTCCGGCGCGCTCCCTGTACGTCCTGTAGCAGTCATGAGCACAGCGCAACGGTACCGGCCCCTGCTGCCCTATCTCAAGGCTCTGGATCCGATGATCTATCTGCCCCCAGACCCGGTTGAGCCCCGGTTGGTGGGGGCACTGCTGGGGTTGAATCCAGGGGAACTCCAAGAAGTGACGAAGCACTACCGTGCACCCCAGGACGTCACCCTGCACCGGTTGTGCGACCTGGGAACCTTCCTCAATGACCTCTTCGCCCGTCCACAGGTGTCCGCACTGTTGCGCCGTGCCTGGCCGTACGGAATTCGGAGCTGTCCGGGTCAACCGCTGCTGCATACCATGCTCGGCTGCTTGCGGTACGGCCGTCCCGATCTTGTGGAACGTCCCTGCCTCCTGTTGGCCACAGGAAACGTTTAA
- a CDS encoding IS3 family transposase, which produces MTTNSKHPHPVAENLLNREFVAEQPNQKWVTDITYLPVAEGWMYLAVVMDLFSRKIVGWAMRATLQTELVVAALDMAQQIRRPGQGLLHHSDQGIQYASRGIDKHWSAPGAQSMSRKGDCWDNAAMESFFATLKLELELDTAQGNRADTRNLVFEWIEVFYNRERRHSSLGYRSPTRFEQHRATLN; this is translated from the coding sequence GTGACCACCAATTCAAAACACCCGCACCCAGTGGCCGAAAATCTACTGAATCGCGAATTTGTTGCCGAACAACCCAATCAGAAATGGGTGACGGATATTACCTATTTACCCGTGGCTGAGGGCTGGATGTACCTCGCTGTGGTGATGGATCTGTTCTCTCGCAAAATCGTGGGTTGGGCCATGCGGGCCACCCTGCAGACCGAGTTGGTCGTCGCTGCGCTGGACATGGCACAGCAGATTCGGCGTCCTGGACAAGGATTGCTCCATCATTCGGACCAGGGAATTCAATATGCGAGTCGCGGTATCGACAAGCACTGGAGCGCTCCAGGCGCTCAAAGTATGAGCCGAAAGGGAGACTGCTGGGACAACGCGGCGATGGAGAGCTTCTTCGCCACCCTCAAGCTGGAACTGGAACTCGACACAGCACAAGGAAACCGCGCTGACACACGTAATCTGGTCTTTGAGTGGATTGAGGTGTTTTACAACCGCGAGCGTCGTCACTCTAGCTTGGGGTACCGCTCACCGACTCGCTTTGAGCAACACCGCGCCACACTGAACTGA
- a CDS encoding transposase, with protein MTASKNHYTAEFKEEAVRLVISSQKSCAEIARNLGVPPYLVVRWKQHHEQQGAVGRPQFTGRGVAALSEQEARFKKLERELEITRQERDILKKALAFFAKDH; from the coding sequence ATGACCGCCAGTAAAAACCACTACACCGCCGAGTTCAAAGAAGAAGCCGTGCGTCTGGTGATCAGCAGCCAGAAAAGCTGCGCTGAGATCGCCCGCAACTTGGGTGTTCCACCGTATTTAGTCGTACGCTGGAAACAGCATCACGAGCAACAAGGGGCGGTGGGCCGCCCCCAATTCACCGGACGCGGCGTCGCCGCGTTGAGTGAGCAGGAAGCGCGGTTCAAGAAGCTAGAACGAGAGCTGGAAATTACCCGTCAGGAACGCGATATTCTGAAAAAAGCACTGGCCTTCTTCGCCAAAGACCACTAA
- a CDS encoding helix-turn-helix domain-containing protein, producing the protein MRRASAIRRREETMANLIGPRLRRARQFHTPPLTMEATAQRATASGYAITENMLNKIETQRRSVYDFEVYALALAVGVDARYLLGLTDDPGFPQAPEPQDEDHR; encoded by the coding sequence ATGAGACGGGCGAGTGCCATCCGGCGCCGGGAAGAAACGATGGCCAATTTGATCGGCCCCAGGCTCCGGCGGGCTCGGCAGTTCCATACTCCGCCCCTGACCATGGAGGCCACCGCGCAGCGGGCGACGGCCTCCGGCTACGCCATCACGGAGAACATGCTGAACAAAATCGAGACCCAGCGGCGGTCGGTCTACGACTTTGAGGTCTATGCCTTGGCGCTGGCGGTCGGGGTGGATGCCCGATATCTCCTCGGCTTGACGGACGACCCCGGCTTCCCCCAAGCACCAGAGCCTCAAGATGAGGACCACCGTTGA
- a CDS encoding VOC family protein: protein MTYPAGEPSWTDLATPMPDRSKAFYTTLFGWEYGESSEEYGHYAMAFQGGKLATGLVPLPPGAEMPSAWTVYFASDNIAADAEQIVRLGGQVVMGPMLIGDQGHMGVFSDPTGATFGLWQAGNHQGFEACEGDGSVVWVEINTRDSARALAFYTTLFGADSTPLDGLDYHQLRHGEQGYAGVSGMGENWEAVAGPHWVTYFYVADVDRAAQLAQEQGGKVLVAPFDMSYGRMAVLADPAGATFSVMNPQPAGG, encoded by the coding sequence ATGACCTATCCTGCCGGAGAACCCAGCTGGACCGACCTCGCCACGCCCATGCCTGACCGGAGCAAAGCCTTTTACACCACTCTGTTTGGTTGGGAGTACGGCGAAAGCAGCGAGGAGTACGGTCACTACGCGATGGCCTTCCAGGGCGGGAAACTGGCCACAGGGCTGGTTCCTCTTCCCCCCGGCGCAGAGATGCCCAGTGCCTGGACGGTCTACTTTGCCAGTGACAATATCGCTGCTGATGCAGAGCAGATCGTACGCTTAGGAGGTCAGGTCGTCATGGGGCCGATGCTGATCGGTGATCAGGGCCATATGGGCGTTTTCAGCGATCCCACGGGCGCGACGTTCGGCTTATGGCAGGCAGGTAACCATCAGGGGTTCGAGGCTTGCGAGGGCGACGGTAGCGTAGTCTGGGTGGAGATCAACACCCGCGACTCGGCCCGCGCCCTGGCGTTTTACACCACACTGTTTGGTGCCGACAGCACGCCGCTTGATGGCCTGGATTATCACCAGCTTCGACATGGAGAGCAGGGTTACGCTGGAGTGTCGGGCATGGGTGAGAACTGGGAAGCGGTCGCAGGGCCCCATTGGGTGACCTACTTCTATGTAGCCGATGTGGACCGGGCGGCCCAGCTGGCGCAGGAACAGGGTGGGAAGGTGTTGGTGGCGCCGTTCGATATGTCTTATGGTCGCATGGCCGTGCTGGCTGATCCTGCGGGCGCGACGTTTAGCGTCATGAATCCGCAGCCAGCTGGTGGCTGA
- a CDS encoding replication initiator protein A, with product MTLVPRKSATVTRIQYERNLLQLGLVLAVQNVQPDRTSFKREIVSDSIFGMTTSISCQMNNGYTVPHGVDNDVIAAFITLFTEQGMPESGAVISTGYRLLSLVGLSDGGQNYKILAESLLRMQNAKYKITQGWFNPNQKKRGRGGEVTFHLLADVGKAGLLDGDSVILDGDTQIRIQLPYTLIDTIRSGYTRSFDIELYQSLGSILSRSLYRILEEVRNFEDMKQPVQAVKLPIYSWAEFLGYENMNVAGIKRNLSKAHDDLKARGFLKEVVYEGRGKACEIEYVFNPLRLPAPPADLVAMLTKRGFGLARARTLAAEFGRTRIEDAVTRFEYALARGTKVRGFPAMLTTILRAPEDYPLPDVARVVSGSEKATAKLPRAAQVSFEPPTDADGMVRSVLASLVVRKKISATEEALALALHAQERITLKDVTALVAHSNPADVIGRWVVQSSTTL from the coding sequence ATGACCCTGGTTCCTCGGAAGAGCGCGACAGTAACGCGAATTCAGTACGAGCGCAATTTGCTGCAATTGGGGTTGGTCCTGGCGGTGCAAAATGTTCAACCTGATCGCACCAGTTTCAAACGTGAGATTGTGAGTGACAGTATTTTTGGGATGACGACTTCTATTTCATGCCAAATGAACAATGGGTATACAGTCCCACATGGCGTTGACAATGACGTCATTGCTGCTTTCATTACTTTGTTCACTGAACAGGGAATGCCTGAAAGTGGAGCAGTAATTTCAACTGGTTACCGTCTGTTGTCACTAGTAGGCCTTAGTGATGGCGGTCAAAACTACAAGATTTTGGCTGAATCTCTTTTGAGAATGCAAAACGCGAAGTATAAAATTACTCAGGGGTGGTTTAATCCCAATCAAAAGAAAAGAGGTCGCGGAGGTGAAGTAACCTTTCACCTGTTAGCTGATGTGGGCAAGGCAGGTCTATTAGATGGTGACAGTGTTATCTTAGACGGCGATACACAGATCAGAATTCAGTTACCGTATACCTTGATCGATACTATTCGATCAGGATATACGCGTTCTTTTGACATTGAGTTGTATCAAAGCCTGGGCAGCATTCTTTCGAGAAGCCTTTACCGCATTCTTGAAGAAGTCAGGAACTTTGAAGATATGAAGCAACCGGTCCAAGCTGTAAAGTTGCCCATCTACAGTTGGGCTGAGTTTCTGGGATATGAAAATATGAATGTTGCAGGTATTAAGCGCAATCTCAGTAAGGCTCACGACGACCTCAAGGCGCGCGGCTTTTTAAAGGAAGTTGTGTATGAGGGCCGAGGAAAAGCTTGTGAAATCGAGTATGTGTTCAATCCGTTGCGCCTGCCCGCTCCACCTGCAGATCTGGTCGCGATGCTCACCAAACGTGGCTTTGGTTTAGCCCGGGCCCGAACCTTGGCTGCAGAATTTGGACGAACCCGAATTGAAGATGCTGTGACCCGCTTTGAGTATGCCTTGGCCCGGGGTACTAAGGTTCGGGGCTTTCCGGCTATGTTGACCACCATTTTGCGTGCACCGGAGGATTACCCGCTCCCAGATGTCGCACGTGTGGTGTCAGGATCCGAAAAGGCGACAGCAAAGCTTCCTCGCGCGGCTCAGGTCTCCTTTGAACCGCCCACGGATGCCGACGGTATGGTGAGAAGCGTCCTTGCTTCTTTGGTTGTACGGAAGAAAATCAGCGCGACTGAGGAGGCGTTGGCGCTGGCCCTGCATGCGCAGGAAAGAATCACTCTCAAGGACGTCACAGCGCTGGTTGCCCACTCCAATCCAGCGGATGTCATCGGCCGCTGGGTGGTTCAGTCCAGCACGACGTTGTAG
- a CDS encoding SH3 domain-containing protein — MPQRALLAAAAALLFGFLAPAQAHRDGCHRWHSCPSDSGSYVCGDLGYTSGCPTAQAPVRTVVRAAAPPTSGATRRTTTSLNLRAGPSTTSAKLATLTNGTTVGLIGCGNGWCQVKWQGQKGYVSQQYLK, encoded by the coding sequence ATGCCACAACGTGCCTTGCTGGCGGCGGCTGCCGCGCTGTTGTTCGGTTTCCTCGCGCCTGCTCAAGCCCACCGAGACGGCTGCCACCGCTGGCACTCGTGTCCGAGCGATTCCGGCTCGTACGTCTGCGGAGACCTGGGCTACACCTCGGGTTGTCCTACGGCTCAGGCTCCCGTACGCACTGTTGTTCGTGCCGCCGCTCCGCCGACCTCGGGTGCCACTCGGCGCACGACGACCAGTCTCAATCTGCGGGCTGGACCCTCAACCACATCCGCCAAACTGGCGACCCTGACCAACGGAACCACAGTTGGACTGATCGGCTGTGGGAATGGCTGGTGCCAGGTGAAGTGGCAAGGTCAGAAAGGGTACGTTTCGCAACAATACCTGAAGTAA
- a CDS encoding diguanylate cyclase: MGGPSPIERQQRWMLTGVMVLAVLTEAGVAFLLAHDPQHADRLRSVLIGLAVTLVLTILTISGNLRPAHLQRLTVLLAAVWMLTNVHNVIVTHRPVTSGMLLHTVMLALLAFSWLPARPAIATVVLTFVALCWSASFSTAPDYAGLILLGFSLVLTWYLTRHGQEVTSERGRNAQLRKLAATDSLTGLLNRRAGVAHLEAMSVTWADQPEYLSVLMLDLDHFKQINDSMGHARGDDVLVAVARLLSEVTQPEDVLIRWGGEEFLIVLMGDNAMQSRETGRRILEAVCRLRLPDCPPLSLSGGLAFLSEAKDVRTLVTLADDRLYQAKAAGRDQLV, translated from the coding sequence GTGGGGGGCCCGTCACCGATTGAACGGCAGCAACGCTGGATGCTCACGGGTGTGATGGTGCTCGCTGTTCTGACGGAGGCGGGTGTAGCCTTCCTCCTGGCTCACGATCCCCAACACGCGGACCGCCTCCGTTCCGTCCTGATCGGTCTCGCCGTCACCCTTGTCCTGACAATCCTCACAATCTCCGGAAACCTGCGTCCGGCACACCTTCAGCGCCTTACCGTGCTCTTGGCTGCCGTCTGGATGCTGACGAATGTGCACAACGTGATCGTCACTCACCGGCCCGTGACCTCCGGCATGCTGCTCCACACCGTGATGCTGGCCCTGCTGGCATTCTCGTGGCTGCCCGCACGCCCGGCCATCGCAACCGTCGTCTTAACCTTCGTGGCATTGTGCTGGAGCGCCTCCTTCTCCACCGCACCGGACTATGCAGGCCTGATCCTCCTGGGGTTTTCGCTGGTGCTGACTTGGTACCTGACCCGGCATGGGCAGGAGGTGACCTCCGAGCGCGGGCGCAACGCTCAGCTGCGGAAGTTGGCGGCCACCGACTCGCTGACGGGCTTACTCAACCGACGTGCTGGCGTGGCGCACTTGGAGGCGATGAGTGTCACGTGGGCGGATCAACCGGAATATCTGAGCGTGCTGATGCTCGACCTGGATCACTTCAAGCAGATCAACGACTCGATGGGCCACGCCCGAGGAGATGATGTCTTGGTCGCTGTCGCTCGTCTCTTGAGTGAGGTGACGCAGCCTGAAGATGTGTTGATCCGGTGGGGAGGTGAAGAATTTCTGATCGTCTTGATGGGAGACAACGCCATGCAATCGCGGGAAACAGGCCGGCGCATTCTGGAGGCAGTTTGTCGCCTGCGTCTTCCGGATTGTCCGCCCTTGTCCCTGAGCGGAGGCCTAGCCTTCTTAAGTGAGGCCAAGGATGTCAGAACCCTGGTCACGCTCGCCGATGACCGGCTGTATCAGGCCAAAGCAGCCGGACGCGATCAGTTGGTCTGA
- a CDS encoding 3-oxoacid CoA-transferase, giving the protein MKRVPIISAPEAAALVKSGDRLLVGGFGMTGNPVHLVHALAELGTGDLTYIANNVSEPGLSGGLLLRNGQLKKAIGSYFTSNPEAVKAHQAGTLEVELMPQGTLAEAIRAGGAGLGGFYTPTAAGTLIAGDAETKVLNGRDMVFVPALRGNVAFIRAWRADTAGNLQYRLTEQNFNRAMATAAGIVVAEVEEIVEVGEIAPEHVHTPGLYVDYLVQASLTLESLGSSADVNSGAKRVDEARIRMARRALQELRAGDVVNLGIGIPTLVADLITPDMNLNLHTENGMLGVGPAPQGGGAMAYPVNAGKIPVTALPGASYFDSTESFGMIRGGHVDVAVMGGLQVDAAANLANWAVPGKPLLGVGGAMDLASGAKRLIILMVHTDPDGTPKIVPRCTLPLTTSGAVDMIITDKAVFEFREGRLTLTDLMPETTLDEVRASTATAFDERLGSRQDE; this is encoded by the coding sequence ATGAAGCGCGTGCCGATCATCTCCGCTCCCGAAGCGGCGGCCCTCGTGAAATCCGGAGACCGACTCTTGGTGGGCGGTTTCGGCATGACTGGGAACCCCGTGCATCTCGTTCATGCGCTGGCCGAACTAGGGACAGGCGACCTGACATACATTGCCAACAACGTGTCCGAGCCGGGCCTCAGCGGGGGGTTACTGCTCCGCAACGGACAACTGAAAAAGGCCATCGGATCGTATTTCACCTCCAATCCGGAAGCGGTGAAGGCCCATCAAGCGGGCACGCTAGAAGTGGAATTGATGCCGCAGGGCACACTGGCTGAAGCGATTCGGGCCGGCGGGGCCGGACTGGGCGGCTTTTACACCCCCACCGCCGCCGGAACCCTGATCGCTGGAGACGCTGAAACCAAGGTGCTGAATGGACGCGACATGGTGTTTGTGCCTGCCCTGCGCGGCAATGTAGCCTTTATTCGGGCGTGGCGGGCCGATACCGCAGGCAACCTGCAATACCGCCTTACTGAGCAGAATTTCAACCGGGCCATGGCCACCGCCGCAGGGATCGTTGTGGCGGAAGTCGAGGAAATTGTCGAGGTGGGCGAGATCGCGCCGGAACATGTTCACACGCCCGGACTGTACGTGGATTACCTGGTGCAGGCCTCTCTCACGCTGGAAAGTCTGGGCAGCAGCGCCGACGTGAACAGTGGGGCCAAACGGGTGGACGAAGCGAGAATCCGCATGGCCCGGCGCGCCCTCCAAGAGCTGCGGGCCGGCGATGTCGTGAATCTCGGCATCGGCATCCCAACTCTAGTGGCCGATCTGATCACGCCCGACATGAATCTCAACTTGCACACCGAGAACGGCATGCTGGGTGTCGGCCCGGCTCCACAGGGCGGTGGGGCGATGGCTTACCCTGTCAACGCGGGCAAAATTCCCGTGACGGCACTGCCGGGGGCCAGCTATTTTGACAGTACCGAGAGCTTTGGCATGATTCGGGGCGGGCACGTAGACGTGGCAGTCATGGGCGGCCTTCAGGTCGACGCGGCGGCCAACTTGGCGAACTGGGCCGTACCGGGGAAACCGCTGCTGGGCGTGGGCGGCGCAATGGACTTGGCCAGTGGAGCCAAACGGCTGATCATCCTGATGGTCCACACCGACCCCGACGGCACGCCCAAAATCGTGCCCCGCTGTACCTTGCCGCTCACGACTTCAGGCGCGGTAGATATGATTATTACTGACAAGGCCGTGTTTGAATTTCGGGAGGGAAGGCTCACCCTCACCGATCTGATGCCGGAGACGACACTGGATGAGGTGCGTGCCAGTACCGCCACTGCTTTCGACGAACGGCTGGGCAGCCGACAGGACGAGTAA
- a CDS encoding thiolase family protein: MTASSPLHTPLSNRDVVIVSAVRSPIGAIRGSLSTVRPDDLAASVIRAAVQQAGIDPAQIEEVILGCANQAGEDNRNVARMAALLAGLPESVAGLTVNRLCASGLSAINTAARAIRNGDGDVYVAGGVESMTRAPLVMLKGSQAFANGNVTVFDSTLGWRFPNPAMEALFPLEAMGETAENIVERSREDAHVGREITRTDQDAFALESQRRTVAALNSGAFKSQIVPIEVKGKKGVTVFDTDEHPRYKRDGDNFTLATDAATLAGLKPAFRKGGTVTAGNASGLNDGGAAVVLMSAGKARELGLTPLARWVGAASAGVDPRVMGLGPIPATRKLLERTRVDLNDIDLIELNEAFAAQALACIQELRLDGERVNVNGGGIALGHPLGMSGARLVVALTHELEARGGRYGLATLCVGVGQGEAALIERVQA, translated from the coding sequence ATGACCGCATCTTCACCGCTACACACTCCTTTGTCTAACCGTGATGTGGTCATCGTGTCTGCCGTGCGGTCGCCCATCGGGGCCATTCGCGGCAGTTTATCGACTGTCCGGCCCGACGACCTCGCCGCCAGCGTGATCCGGGCCGCCGTGCAGCAGGCTGGAATTGACCCCGCCCAGATCGAAGAAGTGATCTTGGGCTGTGCCAATCAGGCGGGCGAAGACAACCGCAACGTGGCGAGAATGGCCGCATTGTTGGCGGGTCTGCCCGAGTCGGTGGCGGGCCTGACCGTAAACCGGCTGTGTGCGTCGGGCCTGAGTGCGATCAATACCGCGGCCCGCGCCATCCGCAATGGTGACGGCGACGTGTACGTAGCAGGTGGCGTGGAAAGCATGACCCGTGCACCGCTGGTGATGCTCAAGGGTTCACAAGCGTTTGCCAATGGCAACGTGACTGTGTTCGATTCTACCCTCGGCTGGCGCTTTCCGAATCCGGCGATGGAGGCCCTGTTTCCGCTGGAGGCGATGGGCGAAACCGCCGAAAACATCGTGGAACGCAGCCGGGAAGATGCCCATGTAGGCAGAGAAATTACCCGCACCGATCAGGATGCCTTCGCGCTGGAATCGCAGCGGCGCACGGTGGCTGCGCTGAATTCGGGGGCGTTCAAAAGCCAGATCGTGCCCATTGAAGTGAAGGGCAAGAAGGGCGTGACGGTCTTCGATACCGACGAGCATCCCAGGTATAAGCGTGATGGAGACAACTTCACGCTCGCCACCGACGCGGCTACCCTCGCCGGACTCAAGCCCGCGTTTCGCAAGGGCGGCACGGTCACGGCCGGTAACGCCAGTGGTCTGAACGACGGTGGGGCGGCGGTGGTGCTGATGAGCGCGGGCAAGGCGCGGGAACTGGGCCTCACGCCGCTGGCCCGCTGGGTGGGTGCGGCTTCGGCAGGCGTGGATCCCCGCGTGATGGGATTGGGACCAATTCCCGCCACCCGCAAACTGTTGGAGCGTACCAGGGTAGACCTGAACGACATCGACCTGATCGAACTCAACGAAGCGTTTGCAGCTCAAGCGTTGGCCTGTATCCAAGAATTGAGGCTGGATGGGGAGCGGGTGAACGTGAACGGCGGCGGAATTGCGCTGGGGCATCCCCTCGGCATGAGCGGAGCGCGGTTGGTGGTGGCCCTCACGCACGAACTGGAGGCGCGGGGCGGGCGATACGGCCTCGCGACCTTGTGCGTGGGCGTCGGTCAAGGCGAGGCGGCCCTGATCGAGCGGGTGCAAGCATGA